The following are from one region of the Coccinella septempunctata chromosome 7, icCocSept1.1, whole genome shotgun sequence genome:
- the LOC123317825 gene encoding uncharacterized protein LOC123317825: protein MQEGLIQNGMLGESREVSDVEADRVRTQQRDDSPTRNGMPGGTGELASLEETQQIATHEGEIAAQEDLLDEAGEFTRVHSEAHITPSNRDRLIRNGMPDETLETTTDEEERKLIFVAFPLIPQDEMKNTYGEVTVRDLKSWANLNTRLAKARCRRNFLLRYRSTGVIPRHIKQNIKCINNLIGDNAGDNRRALALSNKVSSTLLNLEISVTIKKINSLHAGIKHIRERLILVLPIRIISIFEQTQSRSSDRVTVSSTNVLKRKFDSLIDKSISNLKVKDSWFANLTDHVFPRDIKHLLSLGPKFAHSVPSNMLSIKSLLADSEYLVRLAPQESQDLLRAKSINAITNFVHQAWKKNNPQYGLFCKTKRFLKDNDDIVITMADKGNVTVAITKQQYEEKLLNIVEDTNVYKKLNSDPTSKYQTKNNSLVKDLKDQAYISATTARQLNNYKGISPTIYGLPKIHKEGTPLRPIVSTIKSPTSELSKFVADILKSAFKDDFHTWAVKDSFDFAERVNNLQIPPDHEILSLDVISLFTNISWELTEKIIVDNWSRIEAVTNIPRPKFVNLLKFLFDSNYFKYKGEFYFQIFGCPMGSILSPTLAALVMTVLIGYCLGKLSFIPAFLFQYVDDIILAIPLNMKEELLRIFNSFNPHIQFTIEEEKDRFVPFLDTKVIRSEDNTVKLDWYRKPTSSGRYVHFNSSHDWQMKINVVNNLKNRIIGLTHMDFKQSALNKLYDILKDNGYPHGLLKKLIFSTSNRRISPDPPEHPPTTLPEQRQDAPHENSRVSQIKFASLPSLPGLTSKLVHIFSSISNVKIARYNVFPNKFLFTNFKDRVDVLSSSDCVYSVRCLDCDGVYIGQTSQSLKRRFAVHKSDVRLHPDRCALALHAARAGHVFDFDNPKILYSCSNNTKRVFLEMCYINEQSNPVNKRTDIKGLSNIYNYLLALDSKSDISPQLSQTL from the exons ATGCAGGAAGGTCTCATCCAGAATGGTATGCTGGGTGAGTCCAGGGAGGTCTCAGATGTAGAGGCGGACAGAGTAAGGACACAGCAAAGGGACGATAGTCCCACTCGGAATGGCATGCCGGGTGGGACTGGAGAGTTGGCATCTTTAGAAGAAACACAACAGATTGCAACACATGAAGGTGAGATCGCCGCTCAAGAAGACTTGCTCGATGAAGCAGGTGAATTCACAAGGGTCCATTCAGAAGCACACATAACACCTAGCAATAGAGACAGGCTTATCCGGAATGGTATGCCGGATGAGACTTTGGAGACCACCACTGatgaagaagaaagaaaattaatttttgtagcGTTCCCACTCATCCCTCAA GATGAGATGAAGAACACCTATGGAGAGGTAACAGTTAGAGACCTCAAATCTTGGGCGAACCTGAATACCAGATTGGCAAAAGCAAGATGCAGAAGGAACTTCCTACTCAGATACCGATCAACTGGCGTCATTCCAAGACACATCAAGCAGAACATTAAATGTATTAACAATTTGATAGGCGACAACGCAGGGGACAACAGAAGAGCTCTCGCACTGAGCAATAAGGTATCTTCTACTCTGCTCAATCTTGAAATATCGGTCACTATCAAAAAGATCAACTCGCTGCATGCAGGCATCAAGCATATCCGTGAAAGATTGATCCTTGTTCTTCCTATACGTATTATATCCATTTTTGAACAGACTCAGTCTAGGTCCTCGGATAGGGTCACTGTCTCTTCCACCAACGTTCTCAAACGCAAGTTTGATTCCTTGATTGATAAATCCATCTCGAATTTGAAAGTTAAAGATTCGTGGTTTGCCAATTTAACAGATCATGTTTTCCCACGGGACATTAAACATTTACTTAGTCTTGGTCCCAAGTTTGCCCATTCTGTCCCCTCTAATATGTTGTCAATTAAATCTTTATTGGCTGACTCCGAGTATCTTGTGAGGTTGGCTCCACAGGAATCGCAGGACTTACTCCGGGCCAAATCAATCAATGCCATCACCAATTTCGTCCACCAAGCTTGGAAGAAGAATAACCCACAATACGGACTCTTTTGCAAGACGAAAAGGTTCCTGAAGGACAATGATGACATCGTCATAACGATGGCAGATAAGGGCAATGTCACGGTGGCCATCACAAAGCAACAATATGAAGAGAAGCTCTTGAATATCGTCGAGGACACCAACGTTTACAAGAAATTAAACTCAGACCCCACATCGAAGTATCAGACAAAGAACAACAGCCTTGTCAAGGATCTCAAAGACCAAGCATACATAAGTGCCACCACGGCGAGACAATTGAATAACTACAAGGGCATTTCTCCCACTATCTACGGTCTACCAAAGATCCATAAAGAGGGAACTCCTCTCAGACCTATCGTCTCAACCATTAAATCCCCAACAAGTGAACTTAGCAAGTTTGTTGCCGACATCCTCAAGTCAGCTTTCAAGGATGACTTCCACACTTGGGCAGTCAAGGATTCTTTCGATTTTGCAGAAAGGGTTAATAACTTGCAGATTCCTCCAGACCATGAGATCCTTTCGTTGGATGTGATCAGTCTTTTTACCAATATTTCCTGGGAGTTAACGGAGAAGATAATAGTGGACAATTGGAGCAGGATTGAGGCTGTCACGAATATTCCTAGGCCTAAATTTGTTAACCTATTGAAGTTCCTGTTCGATTCCAACTATTTCAAATACAAAGGTGAATTTTACTTTCAAATCTTTGGGTGCCCGATGGGCAGCATCCTCAGCCCAACTTTGGCAGCTCTGGTGATGACGGTGTTGATCGGATACTGCCTTGGCAAACTATCTTTCATTCCAGCATTCTTGTTCCAGTATGTTGATGACATTATATTGGCCATTCCTTTAAATATGAAAGAAGAACTCCTAAGGATCTTCAACTCCTTTAACCCACATATACAGTTTACCATAGAAGAAGAGAAAGACAGATTTGTCCCTTTCCTAGATACCAAAGTGATACGTTCTGAGGACAACACAGTCAAGCTGGATTGGTACAGAAAGCCGACCAGCTCAGGAAGATATGTCCACTTCAATTCAAGCCATGATTGGCAAATGAAGATCAACGTTGTTAACAACCTAAAGAACAGAATAATAGGCCTTACTCACATGGATTTCAAACAGAGTGCTCTGAACAAATTATATGACATCCTAAAAGATAATGGATATCCCCACGGCCTGCTTAAGAAGTTGATATTCTCGACATCCAATCGACGGATCTCACCTGATCCTCCTGAACATCCTCCTACTACACTGCCTGAACAAAGACAGGACGCTCCCCACGAGAACTCACGTGTCAGCCAAATAAAGTTTGCATCTCTGCCTTCATTGCCTGGTTTGACCAGTAAACTGGTTCACATTTTTTCCTCTATTAGCAACGTGAAAATTGCCAGATATAACGTTTTCCCCAATAAGTTTCTCTTCACCAATTTCAAAGACAGAGTGGACGTTCTTTCCAGCTCTGATTGTGTCTACTCAGTGAGATGTTTAGACTGTGATGGGGTCTATATCGGACAAACCTCCCAATCCCTAAAAAGAAGATTCGCGGTTCACAAAAGCGACGTCAGACTACACCCTGACAGATGTGCCCTTGCTTTGCATGCTGCGAGAGCTGGTCACGTTTTCGATTTCGATAATCCGAAGATATTGTATTCTTGCTCAAATAACACCAAGCGGGTTTTTTTGGAAATGTGCTATATTAATGAGCAATCAAATCCTGTCAATAAGCGTACCGACATTAAGGGTCTTAGCAACATTTATAATTATTTGCTCGCTTTGGACTCCAAAAGCGACATCTCTCCTCAACTCTCACAAACTTTATAA